The genomic DNA ACACGACCCGGACGGGCGACTTCACCGGGTTGCCGGCCGGGTGGGCGACCCCGGCCGGGGGCGGAGCCCACCTCAAGACCGTCACCACCGTCGACGACCAGGGCCGGCCGACCGAGGTCGTTTACCCGAATGGGTCAATCGACTATATGGTCTACGACGACGCGGCCCACGAGATGCGGACGCACCCGGGGTGGACCGGGACGACGACCACTGGGCCGGTCCGGGTCGACCGGACCAACTGGGTCGGTGGGAGCGTGACGGTCGGCGGCCAGACCGAGCAGTACACGTACACCGAAGATCTGACGATGGCCCCGACGACGATCCCGGTCGACGCCGAGGGGCGGCCGACCGGGGCCGAGCCGATTTCGAACATCCAGTCCCTGGTCCGCGACTACTACTCGCCGCTCGGCGAGTTGGTGTGGCACGACGTCTATTTCGACCTGACCGGGCTGACCTACGCCGACGGGAGCGGGAACCCGGTGTTCGCCCTGGGGACCGAGGGGACGAACTTCCTGCGGACCCGGTACGGGTACGATTCGTCCGGCCGCGAGGACCGGGTCCAGACCCCGGCCGGGACGATCACCCGGACGGTGTACGACGCCCTCGGGCGGGTGAGCAGCACGTGGGTCGGGACGAACGATTCGCCGGCCTCGTCCCCGGACGAGTATGTGACTGGCGACGCGTCCACTCTGGGGACGTGGGTCGGGACGTACGGAAGCCAGGGCTACGTTCAGCCCGGGTCGTACGGGACCAGCCTGCCGGCGACCGCGACAGTGTCGGTCTCCGGGGCGTCGACGTACACGTGGGCGGGCGGGACGACCGACCCGCGGGCTCTGGAAACGCCCGACGAGAGCACCCGGAACGCCGCCTGCTGGTACTCGTACTCCGGGTTCACCATCGACGTCGACTTCACCGACAGCGACTCGCACCTGGTCACCCTGTACTTCCTCGACTGGGACAACTCCGGGCGGGTCGAGCAGGTCGACCTCAAGGACGCGAGCGGGACGGTCGTCGATTCCCGGACGATCTCGAACTTCTCGGCCGGGCTGTACGAGTCGTGGGTGGTGACCGGGGACGCCCAGTTCGTCATCACGTTCGTGTCGAACGTGAACGCGGTTGTCGGCGGGGTGTTCATCGATAATTACGTCCCCGTGTGGTCGCCGGCCGACAATGTGGCCCCGGCCGACATGGTGGACGTGGCCGATTACGTGTACGACAACGGCGGGGTCGGGGACGGGAATCTGACCCAACTGACCCAGCACCCGGGCGGCGGGGCGGCCGACCGGGTGACCGATTACTGGTACGACTGGCGCGACCGTTTGGTGGCCGAGAAGGACGGGGTCGAGACGACCGAGACGGACGGGGTTAACCGCCCGCTGATGGTGTACACGTACGACAACCTGGACGAGGTGACCGAGACCCAGGTGTATGTTGGGGACGGGATTACGCCGTCGATCGTGGACGGCGTGTTGAGCCTGCCGACCGGGGCCGCATCCGCCCTCCGGGCCCAGGCGACGACGAGCTACGACGAACTCGGGCAGGCGTACCGGACCCAGGTCTTCGACGTCGACCCGACCACCGGGGCGGTATCGACGTCGACCCTGACCACCAACGACTATTACGACCCGGACGGGGATGTGATCGCTGAGAGCGCGCCCGGCGGCTTGTGGACGAAGGACGTGTACGACGGGGCCGGGCGGGTGATCATCGAGTACACGACCGACGGGGCCGGGGGGACCACCTACGCGGACGCCGCGAGCGTGTCCGGCGATCACGTGTTGACCCAGACCGAGGTGGTCTACGACGGGGACGGGAACCCGATCGAGACGATCACCCGCGACCGGTTCGCGACGGCGACCGGGACGGGTGCCCTGGGCACCCCGACGACCGGGGTGAATGCCCGGGTGTCGTACGCGGCCAGCTACTACGACGCGGCCGACCGGGACGTGGCGGACGTGAACGTGGGGACGAACGGGGGCGCCGCGTGGACCCGGCCGGCGACCGTCCCGGCCCGATCGGCGACCGTCCTGGTCACGTCGACGGCGTACGACGCGGCCGGGAACGTGGCGTCGGTGACCGACCCGCTCGGGCTGGTCACGGCGTACTACTACGATGTCGCGGGCCGGACGACGGAAGAGATCGATGACTACACGGACGGGACGCCGACGGCCGACTCGAACCAGACGACCCTGTACGCCTACGGTCCGGCCGGGCTGACCAGCCAGACGGCGGTCCAGGTGGGCGGTCCGAACCAGACGACGCAGTACGTGTACGGGGTGACGATCGCGGGCGGGAGCGGGATCGACGACAACGACATCGTCGGGGTGACCGAGTGGCCGGACCCGACGACCGGGGCGGCCAGCACGTCTCTGGAAGACACGGTCACGGTCAACGCCCTCGGCCAGGTAGTCACCAGTACGGACCGGAACGGGACGACCCACACGTACACGTACGACGTCCTCGGGCGGGTAACGTCCGATGCCGTCACGACGCTGGGGACCGGCGTCGACGGGAGTGTCCGGCGGATCGACACGGCGTACGACAGCCAGGGCAACCCGTACCTGGTCACCAGCTACGACACGGTGACCGGCGGCAGTATCGTGAACCAGGTCGAGGACGTGTTCAACGGGCTCGGCCAGTTGACCGGCGAGTACCAGGCGGTCGGCGGGGCGGTGAACACCTCGACCACTCCGGAAGTGCAATACACGTACACCGAGATGGCCGGGGGACGAACGACTCCCGGCTCACGTCGATGACGTACCCCGATGGGTACGTCGTGAACTTCAACTACGCGGCCGGATTGGATGATGCGATCGGCCGGCTGACGTCCCTGTCGGACGGGACCGGGACGCTCGAAGCGTACCAGTACCTGGGGTTGGGCACGGTGGTCGAGCGGGACCACCCGGAGTCCGGGGTCAACCTGACGTATATCAGCCAAACGGGGTCGACCGGGGACGCCGGGGACGTGTACGTCGGGCTCGACCGGTTCGGCCGAGTGGTCGACCAGAACTGGTACGACCCGGCCACCAGTTCGTCCGTCGTCGACTTGCAGTACGGGTACGACGCGGACGGGCGGGTGCTGTCCCGCATCGACGGGGTCAACGCAGCGTTCGGGGAGATGTACACGTACGACGGGCTGAATCAACTGGCGTCGTTCGCCCGCGGCACCGTGGCCGACGTGGGCCCAGGGGTCGGCCTCCTGGGCACTTCGGTCGACTCCCAGTCGTGGGCGTACGACGCCCTCGGGAACTGGACCGGTGTGACCACGAACGGAACGACCCAGACGCGGACGACGAACGCCCAGAACCAGTACACGGGGGTGAGCGGGTCGGCGACCCCGACTTACGACGCGGACGGGAATATGACGGCCGACGAGACCGGCCAGCAGTATGTGTACGACGCCTGGGGCCGGTTGGTCGCGGTCAAATCGGCGGCCGGGGCGACGCTGGAGACAAACACGTACGACGGAATGAGTCGCCTCGTCACCCAAACATCTGGCGGCGTCACGACGAAGTCGTACTTCTCAGCGCAAGGGCAGGTGCTGGAGCAACAGGTCGGGACCCAGTACACGACGCGGAACGTGTGGAGCCCGGTGTACGTGAACGCCCTGGTCGACCGGGACACGGACACCAGCGGGACCGGGTTGACGGCGACCGGGGCCGGATACCAGCGGTTGTGGCCGGCCCAGGACGCGAACTGGGACACGGTCGCCCTGGTCGACGGGTCGGGGGCGGCGGTCGAACGCTACGTGTATTCCCCTTTCGGGGCTGTCACGGTAATGGACGGAAGCTACGGGGCGCGGACGTCGTCGAGCTACGCCTGGACGGTCCTGTTCCAGGGCATGGCCCACGACGCGGTCAGCGGGTTGGACAAGGCGGACCGTCGGTGGTATAGTGAGACCCTCGGGCGATGGACGACGACTGATCCGCTCGGGTTTGAAGGTGGAGACAACAATTTTTATAGAGCTTTCGCAAATAATACTTTGACCAACGCTGATTCTTCTGGGCTTGATATATATTTTTACTATGAAGACCCGAGCGGCCTAGGCATTGGATATCATATTAATGTTGCGGTCGTCGACAGTGAAGGAAGAATTCAAGCTATTTATTCGGGAGTTGGGCCAGGAGGACGGGCGGTATTCTGGCAATTCTTACCTTCAAAATCAACATACAACCGGGCAGCTGTTCGAATTCCAAAAGATCCAGGATATGCACAGGTATTAATTGTAACAACTGAATATTCAAGTGAGCTAATTCAAGCGGGCGATTGGGTTCAACAGATGCAGGCACTTGATAAAGCTTATGGCAAAATGTCTCAGGTTCCAGAATATGATTTACTAGGACCGAATAGTAACACATATGCATATAACTTGCTAAAAAAATGCAAAAATTAAATTGCCTGACAAAATGAAAAAGAACGTTCCAGGGTTAAAATATGGCTGCGAGCCAGAAGACAAATACGGCTATGGAGGGCCACTTTACGATGAATACGGGAAAAAGCGACCCAAAGAAAAATCAAATAAACTTGAGTCACTAAGACAAAGACAGTTATTTGATAAAAATTTGCGATATTATAATAGGGGCGGAAAATATTGACCCACACTGCACGCTACTGGATCGAAAGCCGAGACCATTGGAAACGACAAACGGACGTGGCAAGCCCGGCTCGGCTTACGTACCCACCCAGGGCTCACGCACTATGATTCTGGGATAGCCTGGAGTACTTTCAGCAAATAATCTTCGTCCCAAGCGGCTTTTAGGATCTTACTCGGTAAGGTTTCTTTCCCGGGAACGCGACGGAGCAACGACACCAACACCCGACGGATCAGGGCCAGATTCGCCCCCGCGTGTCCCGATTGCGTCCGACTCGCATCTTCCCGAAACACCACATCGAGAACCCAATGGAGTTGATTCTCGATTGGCCTGTCACACTGACCTCCAAGTTACAAGTTGTGCGGGGTCCGGTCATCGACACCGTGACGATGACCGGACCCCGCCAAGCCATTACGCACGTACCGTCGGCACGCGCAACGCCGCCAGCCGATCCCGATTGGCCCAGACCCGCGGGCATTCCTTGAGCGCACGCAACCGGTCGACCTCCGTGCCACCCGCCCACACGGCCCACGGGCCGCCCCGCCCGCCGACTTGGCGGGCATGCAACCATCCCTTCGTCCGCCACCCGTGCAAGGTGTACGGCGACACGCCCAGGTGGCGAGCCAACTCGTGCAACCACCACTCGCCTTCTGTCAGCGGACCTGCCTCGTCGGGGACTCGCGACACCCGCGGCCGCACCCCCAGATCGTCCACTAACCGCCGCACCATTCCGGCCGTAAACCCGGTCGCCCGTTTCGGGGGTCGGAACCCGGCCTCCTGGAGAATGGTGGCGATCTCGGCCGGCGTCCGATTCTGTTCGTGGAGCGCGATCAACCGGGCGGACAACTGCGGCCAATCCCGCTGTTGCCGGTATCCTTGCACCGGGCGGTGGACCGTCTGCTGCTGGACGGCCCCACCGGACCACTCGACGCGAATCGCGGCCCGGTCGCCGGTCGGGTCGACCGTCACCACGACCGTGTCGATCAGGAGTCGAACGATCTGCCGCCGGTCCGCCGGTGTCGTGGTCGACGCCCGCCACACCGCCGGCACATGTTCGGCCAACTGCCGGACGCGGTCCCGGTCGGCCTCCCCCAGGACGCGCGGTTGGGTTCGGCGGACGCGATCGAACTCCGCTTCCAGCCGCGCGACCTCCCGGAGTAACTCGTCCCACCGCTGCTCCAGGGTGCGGGCCACCAGCCGGTTCTCCGGCTCACAGGCGTGGTACTGGCGTCCCGCCCGATCCGCCTCGTACCGCGCCCGCTCGATCCGTTGCTCCCAGTGCCGGACCAGTTGCCGGCGTTGCTCCTCGACGGCGGCCGCGGCCGTCAGACTCGCATCCAGGGCGGCCGGTTGCAACGCCGACAGCACCTGCTCGGCCACCCACGTCTCGATGTCCGCGGCCGGAGTCGATTGGCACAGGGGCAGCCCGTAGTCGGACCGCAGGGTGCTGCACACGTACGACGGTCGCCCCGTCCGGGTATACCGGACGTACATTCGCTTGCCGCACCGCCCGCACCGTACCACCCCGGCCAGGAGGGCGGTCCCGTTCCGAATCGCCCCGGGCGACCCCGCCCGCGATCGGTTCGCCGCGAGCCGCAGTTGGTTCGCCTCGAACCGCTCCCAACTGATGTACGCCGGGAATCGATCCCTGAGGAACACGAGGCACTCATCCGCCGCCAGGCCGGAGTTCCGACCACTCTTGGGATGTCCCGCCGTCTGCCTCCGCGGGTCGGTCGGCCGGTGCCCGTACCGGTACGCCCCCGCGTAGATCGGGTGGCGGAGGATCTGGCGGATCGTCTCCCGGCCCGGTGGCCGCCATTGCAACGGTCCGCCGCTCCCGCCGGCGGTCGAGCGCACCGGGAGTCGGATCCCGTGGGCGATCAGGTGGCGAAGGATTCCGTGGACGGTGCCCTGCCGGTCGAACTCGTCAAAGATCAACCGGACGACGCCCTGGGCCTGCTCGTCGGGATCGAGGGTGACCTGCCCGGACGGGTGCTTGAGGTAACCGACCGGGACGGACACGATCAACTCACCCCGGCGGGCTTTATTCAACTTCCCCTGGTGCATCCGCTGTTTGAGGACGTGCAGTTCGGCCTCATTCATCATCCCGTGCAACCCGAGCAGGAGGCGATCCGAATGGTCGGTCGGATCGAACACGCCGTCGGCGTCGGCCAGCAGAACGCGGAACCGGGCGCACAACTCCAGCAGTTGGTGCCCGTCCTTGCACGACCGGGCCCGTCGACTCATCTCGAGCCCGAGGATCAGGCCGATGCGATCGAGGGCGACCTCGGCCAACAAGCGCTGGAACCCCGGCCGCCCCTCGATCGACTGGCCGCTCTTGCCCAGGTCGTCGTCGATGACGGTCACCCGCTCACGGGTCCAACCGAGCGCGCTCGCACGATCGGTGAGGGCATACTGTCGGGCCGTCGATTCCTGGTGGTCGGCGACCTGTTGCGGGGTGGATTGCCGGACGTAGACGATCGCCCCGCGGTCGAGGTGCCACGGTCGGACCTTGGGGGAAGGCGAGAGATCACGCGGGGTGGCGGTCATGACGCGCCTCCCGTAGTGGGGGCACATCGGTCAGAATTGGCCGGGCGAGTAGGTCGGCGAGGAGTCGCTGGAGTTGCCGCCGGCGCTCGGGCGGGAGTTGCGCCCAGATCGCCGCCGGAGGGGCTAGCGACGGGGGGACCGAGGACGGGGTCGTTGTCGGA from Fimbriiglobus ruber includes the following:
- a CDS encoding RHS repeat domain-containing protein, yielding MFRQDGWTNRTGGVPGLAGGASGGSAGGSAASFANVSVYDLSLPAGQTTTTAYQWFTGAAALQYQQTTVTTPAVSAAENGSGVAATTTTVYDDQGRPVWVKDANGYLDYTAYDPATGAVVTDITDVDTTRTGDFTGLPAGWATPAGGGAHLKTVTTVDDQGRPTEVVYPNGSIDYMVYDDAAHEMRTHPGWTGTTTTGPVRVDRTNWVGGSVTVGGQTEQYTYTEDLTMAPTTIPVDAEGRPTGAEPISNIQSLVRDYYSPLGELVWHDVYFDLTGLTYADGSGNPVFALGTEGTNFLRTRYGYDSSGREDRVQTPAGTITRTVYDALGRVSSTWVGTNDSPASSPDEYVTGDASTLGTWVGTYGSQGYVQPGSYGTSLPATATVSVSGASTYTWAGGTTDPRALETPDESTRNAACWYSYSGFTIDVDFTDSDSHLVTLYFLDWDNSGRVEQVDLKDASGTVVDSRTISNFSAGLYESWVVTGDAQFVITFVSNVNAVVGGVFIDNYVPVWSPADNVAPADMVDVADYVYDNGGVGDGNLTQLTQHPGGGAADRVTDYWYDWRDRLVAEKDGVETTETDGVNRPLMVYTYDNLDEVTETQVYVGDGITPSIVDGVLSLPTGAASALRAQATTSYDELGQAYRTQVFDVDPTTGAVSTSTLTTNDYYDPDGDVIAESAPGGLWTKDVYDGAGRVIIEYTTDGAGGTTYADAASVSGDHVLTQTEVVYDGDGNPIETITRDRFATATGTGALGTPTTGVNARVSYAASYYDAADRDVADVNVGTNGGAAWTRPATVPARSATVLVTSTAYDAAGNVASVTDPLGLVTAYYYDVAGRTTEEIDDYTDGTPTADSNQTTLYAYGPAGLTSQTAVQVGGPNQTTQYVYGVTIAGGSGIDDNDIVGVTEWPDPTTGAASTSLEDTVTVNALGQVVTSTDRNGTTHTYTYDVLGRVTSDAVTTLGTGVDGSVRRIDTAYDSQGNPYLVTSYDTVTGGSIVNQVEDVFNGLGQLTGEYQAVGGAVNTSTTPEVQYTYTEMAGGRTTPGSRR
- a CDS encoding RHS repeat-associated core domain-containing protein; the protein is MTYPDGYVVNFNYAAGLDDAIGRLTSLSDGTGTLEAYQYLGLGTVVERDHPESGVNLTYISQTGSTGDAGDVYVGLDRFGRVVDQNWYDPATSSSVVDLQYGYDADGRVLSRIDGVNAAFGEMYTYDGLNQLASFARGTVADVGPGVGLLGTSVDSQSWAYDALGNWTGVTTNGTTQTRTTNAQNQYTGVSGSATPTYDADGNMTADETGQQYVYDAWGRLVAVKSAAGATLETNTYDGMSRLVTQTSGGVTTKSYFSAQGQVLEQQVGTQYTTRNVWSPVYVNALVDRDTDTSGTGLTATGAGYQRLWPAQDANWDTVALVDGSGAAVERYVYSPFGAVTVMDGSYGARTSSSYAWTVLFQGMAHDAVSGLDKADRRWYSETLGRWTTTDPLGFEGGDNNFYRAFANNTLTNADSSGLDIYFYYEDPSGLGIGYHINVAVVDSEGRIQAIYSGVGPGGRAVFWQFLPSKSTYNRAAVRIPKDPGYAQVLIVTTEYSSELIQAGDWVQQMQALDKAYGKMSQVPEYDLLGPNSNTYAYNLLKKCKN
- a CDS encoding recombinase family protein translates to MTATPRDLSPSPKVRPWHLDRGAIVYVRQSTPQQVADHQESTARQYALTDRASALGWTRERVTVIDDDLGKSGQSIEGRPGFQRLLAEVALDRIGLILGLEMSRRARSCKDGHQLLELCARFRVLLADADGVFDPTDHSDRLLLGLHGMMNEAELHVLKQRMHQGKLNKARRGELIVSVPVGYLKHPSGQVTLDPDEQAQGVVRLIFDEFDRQGTVHGILRHLIAHGIRLPVRSTAGGSGGPLQWRPPGRETIRQILRHPIYAGAYRYGHRPTDPRRQTAGHPKSGRNSGLAADECLVFLRDRFPAYISWERFEANQLRLAANRSRAGSPGAIRNGTALLAGVVRCGRCGKRMYVRYTRTGRPSYVCSTLRSDYGLPLCQSTPAADIETWVAEQVLSALQPAALDASLTAAAAVEEQRRQLVRHWEQRIERARYEADRAGRQYHACEPENRLVARTLEQRWDELLREVARLEAEFDRVRRTQPRVLGEADRDRVRQLAEHVPAVWRASTTTPADRRQIVRLLIDTVVVTVDPTGDRAAIRVEWSGGAVQQQTVHRPVQGYRQQRDWPQLSARLIALHEQNRTPAEIATILQEAGFRPPKRATGFTAGMVRRLVDDLGVRPRVSRVPDEAGPLTEGEWWLHELARHLGVSPYTLHGWRTKGWLHARQVGGRGGPWAVWAGGTEVDRLRALKECPRVWANRDRLAALRVPTVRA